The Schistocerca nitens isolate TAMUIC-IGC-003100 chromosome 6, iqSchNite1.1, whole genome shotgun sequence DNA segment ctcctctaagtactccatgtacaaattcgcgaccaccggTGAGAATGGGCTGCCCATTGTGACTCCATctgtttgctcatagtattccccattaaacagaaaatacgttgaggtcaagacatgcctaaagagttcggtggtcttctcgtcaaatctCTGCCCAATAATATCTGGCTGAATTACTTAGTCCCTATGTAGGTAAATGACCTCACCATATCCGTAAATCCGTGGATTTCgtgaaacgtctcgacaacttcagactgaaagacactgatatcctagtgagcttcgacgtggtttcactattcaccagggtgcctctacgacagtcagtcgagcttattgggcagaaatttgacgagaagaccaccgaactctttaggcatgtcttgacctcaacgtattttctgtttaatggggaatactatgagcaaacggatggagcCGCAATGGGCAGCCAACTCTCGCCGATGGTCGCGAATTTGtgcatggagtacttcgaggaggaagccttggcgtcatccaattggaaacctacttgtttcttcctTTATGTCGATGACTCATTCATCATCTGGCCGCATGGTAGGGACAAGttcctggatttccttacacacctgaactccatacatccaaacatcaaattcactatggagaccgaagcagaaggaagattaccattcctggacatcATGCTCAAGAGAAGAGCTGATAGTACCCTGAGCCATGGTGTGTACAGGAAGAAAgcgcacactgacctgtacctgcatgcagacagttgccaccacccttctcagaggaatggagtaataaaaacactagtacacagggcgcacagcatctcagacgcagagaatctgccccaggaattggaacacctaaagaccgtgttccgaaaaaacgggcactcggaatggcagattagatgCACTCTCCGtccccaccaccacagcacaacctatggagacggatgaagtcacggaagaagaggtagccactgcctttattccgtacaataacactatcggggaaaatcggccgtatattaaagaaacaccgagttaaaaccgtcttttgcccacccaataaaacacgggcattactaggaagtgtgaaagatgacgtcagtttgaggaaggccggcatataccaaattctctgtgagtgtgggaagacttatatcagacaaacagtacgcaccatcgaagatcgttgccgagaacatcaaaggcacatttgaatgaaatatccaaataagtcggtggtagcagagcactgtgtgtccgagaaacacgagatggattatgagcgtaccaagatcctggctcagacctctaaatattgggacagcgttataagggaggctatcgaaattcgcaccagggaagatcttatcaaccgagattgcggctacaatctcagcaaggtttgggacccggcattgaatgtaattaagaagtctCTCAGCAAGaggtacgaactggcgaccagggcagacgtagcaagcacatcgattcTATGACAGATTCGACGCCCACGTCCTCGCGACCGCCGGTGCGCGAGTGCGGATGGCGAAGAGAGCAGCccgggggggaggggatttaaatcggccgcccaccctcaggagctcagttcgtcagcctgacgatggtgacatgtctgatcgccgaaatattgtgcctgttggacattatgaaccggcagtatacccgtggactgttatTACATTCTCGATTGGGCATGTAAACTCGCTTTTACATTCACAGTACTAAGCAAAGGTTTGATAGAGTAATCACTAAACAGAACCCAGCTTGTGTTATGGACATCAAGTTGTTTTTACAACTGAAACCCTGTCTGTAATTAATCTACGAATTATGTAGGAATAAAGGAGGTGACTCACCAGAAGACAGAAGCACTGTGCCGTcaataggtacacaaacaaaaggtacagagcttggctAGCTTTCAAAATGTACTCACTGTTTTAAGCTTTTCGGAAAAATGCACacatgcgcacgcacacacacacacctctgtattGTGGGCAgtcgactgagcacaatgtagggaggcAGACTTGTGATAATTTGAAAAAGGGAGCCAACCTCAGGatcttttgtttgtgtatctacCGAAAATACAGCACTTCTGCCTTctggtgagttgtctcctttattccaaaataatttgtaaatctcAACCACCACTTTCtgtaacttcatggcagattaaaactgtttgccggaccaagACTAATTCGGAACTTCTGTCcagtaaacagttttaatctgccaggatgtttcatatgagTATACTccccactgcaaagtgaaaattttattctgagaACTTTCCATACCAGCTATCAAACCACAGGTTCAACAAGTTGGAAAAAATTCACCAAATTAATACTTCACTGTGTGTATTCACTTGATTTATTGCCCAACAACTTCTTGTTGTTCCCTTTACGCCCAATAAAAAAAGTGTCAACGGCAGTTTTCATCATCTCATAAAGCTGTTGAATTTATCCAAAACTATGTTTCTGAAATAGTCGACGTCTGGGACACTAAGACAAGGCTTAATTTATAATGCCCCAATAGACGCAAATCCTTTTTCTATCATGTGTCACTCGAAACAAACATTCTGAATTGTTCTACATTATGTACACTGCAGCAAGGAAAGCAATGCTATCACCACAAATAAgccaatttgaatgttgttggaaaATAACAaacctacgagggtcactccaaaagaaatgcacactattttttttttaatccaaaagccatcttttattctacatgtttgaaagttttacagtgtgtagatatatcctttaggaacaatattttcatttctccacataatttccatctctctcaacttgccttatgccatcttggaaccagcggctgtatacctgcacggtaaaattctggaccaacctgttggagccactgtttggcagcatgcccAAGGGAGTCAtcctcttcaaaccttgttccacgaagagggtctttcagtttcccaaagagatgatagtcacgtggagccaggtcaggacagtaaggcgtgtgtttcagtgttgtccacccaagttttgtgatcacttctatggttttttgactgacatgtggcagtGCGTTGTTGTGCAACAacaaaacgtcctgcttttgccgatgtggtcgaacatgactcagtcaagtttgaagtttcttcagtgttgttacATATGCATCAcagtttatggtggttccacttggaatgatgtccacaaacaagagtccttcagaatcaaaaaacaccgtagccataacttttccagcagaaggtgtagtttcgaattttttttttcttgggtgaatttgcatgatgccactccatcgattacctcttcgtttctggtgaaaaatgatggagccatgtttcatcacctgtcacaattcttccaagaaagtcatctccaccattctcgtaatgttccaaaatttcgctgcataccggttttcttgtttctttgcgagccactaacaacatcctgggaacccacctgggacaaaccttttttaacgttaacactttcagtattctgcaaacacttccttcccctatcccaacgtagcgtgacaatttgttcactgtgatgtgtctgtcagcagtcaccaatttggtagcactctgcacattgtctggagtgtgtgcagtacgagacctgccgctgcgaggactgtcctcaatattgccatgcccgctttcatcacataacctgcttgcccaccgaccaactactgcgatcgacagcagaatctccatacacctttttcaacctcttgtggatgtttcccactctgTCGTTttcacagcacgttgcttctgacgaacgtcaagtgtagcagtcatcttgaagacacgctgtgaccgtgacactcacgggaacaggttgaactaagtttgaaaacaagcgggacggatgtatctacacactgtaaaactttcacacatgcagaatgaaaactgtatttttacaaaaatagtgcgcatttcttttggagtgaccctcgtataaaagCAAATATGGCAGTTAAGTGGAGAAATGAAGTTCTGATGGAAGATGGGAAGAAGAGCAGGCAGTTTATAAAGCAATACTGTGTTGTAAATTAAGAACAAAACTATAACTCATTACCTTATGATAAACCTCCTGCAAGTTCTGCTGGGCACCTTCGCTGCCCGAGCCTATGGCTTTTGCTTCAAACTGAACGAAAGTGCCCGAAGGATCCATATGAAATAGCTGAGGGCCTTTCTCATCACAGCCAGCaaataaaatggctacaccaaatGGACGACTctatacaaacagaaaaaaaatcaatgttACATACTTCTCTGGCACTACTAACAAAGTATCAACTGGTAATTGTAAACAATCTGTTCATTACCATGGCACCTCCATCATCATCTGAGTCGCCAAACTGAATGGCAAGGTTGGACACAGCTTGAGCAACTGATTCTACACTCATCTTCTCATTATAAATAAACCAGTGATTCTGACACTCTATCCTTGCACGATCCAACATTGTCCGTGAATCTGCCATTAGCCCACTGACAGCACAACCTGCACCATAAAACCCATATTTATACAATTACTGTAATACACGATTTGTAATGAAAAGTGGTTTTCCACCTACCTATATGTTTATCCACTTCAACAATCTTTTCAATTGTTGTTGGTTCCATCAATGGAGACGTTATACGTTTTTCTACAGCCAGAACAACACCTTCTGAGGTGCAAATTCCAATGGCTGTAGAGCCCAATTTTATGGCTTCAATAGCATATTCAACCTAAAAGATGAAATCAATACAAATATCAGTCATGCAATATTTAATTCTTCCTTATTAAGGGCCAAGATGTAGCCTGTTGGTTGCACAGGTAACCATCAGTTTACAAATTGAAAGGTCTGGCTTCAACTAGCAGTTGATTGCAGGATACTTTCTAGTATTTAAGATAGCTTTTATTGCAAAGTGAAAGTGGAAATCTGAATAGTGTATACCACAAATTACACATCAAGTTAAGTTCTTTAGCAGCAAGATGTCAGGATAAAGAAGACAAGAAATCTGAGCTAcggcaggaagagtgtgaattcctGTCAGTTCTGCAGTGCATCACAAAATACTTTTGATTTTGAACCGGTGGCTCTGGGCTCACTACTAGTCAGAATCTATTACATGTTTAACATTTCACCAAACTGATACTGCACTGATGCAACTCTCTCTGTGAAGGGGCAGTATGATGGTTTggtttattactatcattttctataTGTCCTCCACTAGGTACAATCATGCAAGGGGGCTAGTCAGATTTCTAGAGAAGAACCTTCATGTCAAGAGCAAGTTTATTACAAAACTTCACTCAAAAATTAGCTATGAGGATGACGTGTATGCTGTatacaactatttaaaaaaaaaacttgtcaatTGAAcgctaaaataactgatgataaaaaTATATAGTGCAGAAGATTTCAGAGGCCCATTCACATTTATCTACTAATGAGAAAGTGAAGTGAAGTGTGTGTACGTAATTAGTAAAGTGTATATTGTCGAGAAcaagcagataatttttttaacatttcttaATTAGTCTATAAGAAAGTAGACGATATTTCCAAGCATGCACAACTCGCTGAATGTATATAAAATCCACTTGGTTAGAGTCGCGATAAAAATGGGGAGAAGAAATCAAATTCCTTTGTGAATGTAGTATTCCAATTGTTGCAGTCACAACAATGTATTGTTTAATTTTCCCATATCTTTTGTGAGTTTCATTACTGCAGTATTGAGTTGAAAATTTGGCAAAATTATTTACCAAACATTACAAATTTTGTAAGCCACATGACTTAACTTTTAAAAGAAAAGACCGCTCACAGAGGTCTTCTATCAACATACATTTACAAAAATTATAATGAATTATACAGTGATTGTATTACCTGGAACAGTCGTCCTTCGGGTGAAAATGTGTTAACACCTCTATCGTACTCCGACCGTGTCAAAAACATCTGAAAACAAAATCATGAGAACCCACAAATAAACTTCGACAACCAGTGAATAGCATTTTTTTTTCGGGGCTAGAATGAAGCATTCCATTACTCCACGCATTAACATAAATATTGAACATAAAACGCGATTACTGGTAACATAAATAAAATCGGAAAATAAATAACTAACCGTAACCACTCAAATCAGTCGCCTCACGCGTCAAAACTCAAACAACCTAGTCACTACAACCAAAGAATGATATGTGCAGCAGTTGCACAGTGTTTCACGATAACAATTGAAGGCTACAACTAAGATCTTTGACTAGATAATACCATGAAACTTTTTGTCAACTACTCGGTTAAACTACTCCGTTAATTTTACAATACTTTCATAAACTTTCTTTGTATTTTCCAATATTTTGTTTTTGGAATACATCAGGTTATACATAAATTTAATCATATGTTCTCATTTTAGCATTAGGCTATTCCGCGCTGTTTCCTACAGATGCGAAAGTCCCATATAAAATTGACATTGATCCTGAAAACAAGTGATCCATTATTACATTTATTAGCTCGTTCGCAATTGCTATGAGTCGCTAAAATGAGTACGGTAGAACTGTTGTGCGTCTGAAATCTATCGATTTGCttatggtgacagactgatctgtagcatcgGCCGAGGTCTACGTTATGTTGAATGACGATAATTTGTTTCGAATTGGCGAAGCCAGACAGTGAGAATGGCGAATAAAGGTGGCAACTGATTGACCTATACCGTAGCCTAATAGTTTCGTTCGCGGCATATTTATTTGGCCGCTTTCAACCAAGCGCCAATTGTATCATACTTGTTTTAGTTGCTCGCAAGGACGTTAAAATATTCTAACTTCCTCCGTTGTTCGTCAATTGCACATCTTTCTACACGATAGCAAATTTTGGTGCCGATCGGGTGAGCCGATCGGTTGCGCTCGTTGTTCTCAGGTCTGCAGCTCGTAGTGCTACCTAGTGGCACATAGTGAAAGGTTTTAAGTTCTAAAAGGATTTGCTTGATTCATTCTGCGTGAAATTTAAAATAGTATGTTAACTGCCTAGGTCGCTTATGCAGTTTTAGGATCCAGTTTAAGATTATGAAGGacttaacaaaacaattttttcggAAGAATATTTCACAACTAAGAACATAGGTAATTTCTCTCCAATCTACGAGTAATTTTTCACAAATAATTGTTCCCGATTTATGTCTTTAATTATGTTTGGGAGAATATCACAGAACGAAATACGGTAAATTGGAGTAAAAATTACTTATTGCACCTTTTGTTATTGCAACGAAAAGTTACACCAtaactgtaacaacaacaacaaaaaacaaagatataatttttcAATGTCTTGGAACACGGCCACACGCAGAATGAATGTAAATATCTGGCGCACTCAcaacacataaactgaaaatgaaggcACTAAAAAAAAACTCAATACAACAAGCTCACTGCTGTCAACACTCTCACTCTTGCTTTCTTGCGTTTGTGTTGAGATCATTTACAGAGCTTTTCTGTTTCATATGAATCTGTCCCTAGTTAAAGGTTTTGTGACTAATTTTGTCAACTGTTTATCAGAATAAACATAATAAACTTCAGGCTCTTTATTTTCAACATGTTCGCATATATAATGCTATTTAATGTCAATGTGCTTGGTATGTTTGTGATGTTCTGTGTTTTTAATCAGGTGAGTAGCACTTTGATTGTCAACATGGATTTTGTTGCTTTGTCTGAAAACCAAGTTCGTTGAGAAAACCGTGCAATCAAACAATTTTAGTAACAGCGTCTGAAGCTGCTATGTATTGAGCCTCCATTGTTGAATTGCTTACACATTTCCGCCAATGTGAACACTATGTCACCAGCAAAGCCGGTATCTGAGTAGAGCACCTGTCCAGTCGAGTCAGCTTTGTACCTTATGGTCAGGTCCCTGGTCCCCTGTACATACTTCATAATCTTGACAACAGCATGCCAATGATCGAGACCCAGATTATGTATAAACCTACTCACCATGCTCACAGCGAACATGATTTCTGGCTGTGAGACAGTTGCTGCAAACATTAAGCTGCTGAGTGTTTGCTGATAAGGTTTGCTTTCCATGTCCTTTACCTCATGCTGGTTTGCAGGAGACTGCCCACTGTGCAACATGGTTCCAACATCAAAAGGAGTGGAGTTCGGTTTTGAATCATCCATGTTGAACTTCTGAAGTAAACAATTGATGTATCTTTGCTGGAATATGGAGATTTCCTTTGTAGAAGGGCATTTTCCAGTCCGTATTTTCCATTGCCCACAGTAATTTCAGTCATTGATCCCAGTGCTGTCAAATCATTTTCCAGTATTTCTGGAGACTTACAAATAAGCGAGCCATCATTCATATGAAGTGTCAGGTAAACTCAGTGTCATCTGTTAACACTTGGAAAACACATTTGTCTGTATTCAGTTGCACAAAGCCAAACATTCTCAGAAACTGTACAAATTATTGGTTCCAACAGTGTGGTGATTGTTTGAGTCCATATAGACTCTCCTTCAGCTTACAAACATTATTTGAGCTATCTACAACAAAACCTTCTGGTTGCTCcatataaaattcttctttcaaaTCCCCATTCAGGAATGCAGACTTAACATCAAACTGCCTAATTTCCATATCTCATGAAACTGCTATGGCTAATAAAACTCTGTTTGAATCATATTGGACAACAGGAGAGAATGTCTCTTCATGACCAATGCCTTTTCGTTGTGAATAATCTTTTGCACATAATTTAGCTTTAAAACAGTCAGTTTTTCCCTCAGAATTCTGCTTCAAATGACAGACCCACTTACATCCAATTGCCTTGGGTTGTGTGGTAATGGTACTGGATCCCAAGTTATGTTCTTCTTCGAGAATGTTATTTCCTCTTCCATTGCTTTTTTCCACTTTGATTACTCGTTTGATGCCACTGCTTCTTCAAAAATTTGAGGTTCAAAGATAATGGCAGAGCAAGCTATATCTTGGTCCCACAAACGAGCAGGTGCTCACAGATTAGACCTATCTCTCAGATTcatcctttgattttctttcatttgctcACCAGTATCACCCTCTTCAGATCCTTCTTGAACATCTTCTGCAGCATAGTCTCCCAGGTAAAATTCAGTGTATCTTTATTCTATGTTTAAGAGACTTACAGGAGATTGTAATTTTCTTTGACTCAGAATTGTAGAGGCGATTATTGGTACTATACCCATCAGGGCCAACTATGataaatttctttgatttcctatcCCATTTTGATCTAAATTTATCAGGAACCTGTATATATGCTGCTGATCCAAACTTCCTTATGTGTCCTAAAGAAGGAGATTTTCCAAACCATTTTTCATACCGCAGAACATTGTTGTTTGCTTTACATGGTCAGCGATTTAAGATACATGCAACATAATTTACTGCCTTTGCCCACAATTCGTGAGATAAGTCGGTACTTAATAACATACTGTATGCAAACTCAGCAATGAACCTGTTTTCTCGTTCAATTCAGGCATTCTGCTTGAAATAATCTTCAGGTCCATTGTCACTTCTCAgaactttgattttttttccagtttgtctTTCAATCAGTCTCTGAAATTCCAAAAACACAGGGCAAGTATCTAccttatttttaagaaaatatgcaAACCTGTCTGATGTGCAATCATACTTGAAACCGATGTACAAATGTGCAACTCCAGCAGCCTGTTTTCTCATCCAACCACTCAAATCTACATGAATAAATTCGCCAGGAACTTTCTATCTTGATTCCAGATTTGAActgaaagattttatttttattttgccataCTGACATGGTTCACAACGAAGATTTTTAACTTTCTTCAAGTTTCATTACTTCtataaatttttgaacatttatccaGTCTTCAATGGAGATCATCATGATTGGATTTGAATGTAAGTACAAAATTAGCGAATCCTTGAGTTTGAAAATCGTTCCATCATATAGAACGTGCTATTCTagctggaaacaaaagaaatgaaattaacagatgggatatttataaaaataaaatagacaatacttacatgaaggatatacgataaaattaatattcatttaTATATATCTAACAATATTTACTGTATTGAGCAATCCTGAATTACCGATAAAGCAGGTTGATTAAA contains these protein-coding regions:
- the LOC126262424 gene encoding proteasome subunit alpha type-5, with translation MFLTRSEYDRGVNTFSPEGRLFQVEYAIEAIKLGSTAIGICTSEGVVLAVEKRITSPLMEPTTIEKIVEVDKHIGCAVSGLMADSRTMLDRARIECQNHWFIYNEKMSVESVAQAVSNLAIQFGDSDDDGGAMSRPFGVAILFAGCDEKGPQLFHMDPSGTFVQFEAKAIGSGSEGAQQNLQEVYHKSMTLKEALNAALTILKQVMEEKLSSTNVEVMTMTPDKLFHMFTKEEVEEVIKDIA